A segment of the Phocoena sinus isolate mPhoSin1 chromosome 11, mPhoSin1.pri, whole genome shotgun sequence genome:
CCCAGCCTGGCTGCTAACTGGAagatgaggaggctgaggctcGGAGAAGGGAGCCTATCACAGTGAAGCTTCTGTTCCTGTGCTGTCCCCCTTCACCAGGTCCTCTCCAGAGAGACCAGAGGAAAGTCCAGGAAGTAGCCAGCTCCTATGGCTTCATCACATGCCAACCTGCAACCTGTATAAGGTGAATGAGACTGTGTTACACCTTACTTTCTCTCTGCTTGTTCTCTCTGCCCTTTAGGGAACTCAGGCTGCGGAACTATGTCCCAGAGGATGAGGACCTGAAGAAGAGGAGGGTGCCCCAGGCCAAACCAGTCGCAGGTAGGTGGGCTGCATCTCCACCTCTGTTCCATGGCACTGTTGGTTGCCTCCACCTTGGCAGGTGTCACCGTCTCTTGGAGAATAACTGGCAGTGCCAGGGCTGGAAGCTGGGCCTCCAGGACCCTCCGTCACCATCTCATGGCAGATGCACGACTAGAAGCCGTCTGGGCACTGAAGCGGCCTGTTGTGCCCGCTCCGCCCTGCTCACGCCCTGCCTTGGAGGCTTTCCAGGGGCCTGTGAGGGAAGTGGCCACATCCCCTCAGAGGACCTCTCCGGGCTCAGAAGTGGAAGTGGCCCTGGGGCTCTTGGACAGCAGGGGCAGGGTGATGGGTGCTGCGGGCCCTTGGAGGGTCAGAGTGAGAGACGCTGGAGACGGGCTGACCATCCAGGTGCTTGGAGAGTAGTGGGCAGGTAGACACCCGCCCAGCTTGGGGCGTGGCAGTGCCAGAGCACAAAGGATGGGCAGAGGTGTTCTCACTGGTGGGATGAAGGGCCTGGCCCGGAGGCTGCCCAGTCACACCACGGTGTGGGGAGCTGCACAGCAGCCGGAGCATCTGGCCAGCTGCAGCCTGTCCAGAGCCATCCACGCTGGAGATGCTGGGGTGCTTCTTATCATGCAGATCCCTGGCCCTGGCcgtgttttttattctttgttttcatcAACTTTTAATTATATGAGTAATAAACCAATTGATACATTTATCTTATAAAAGAGTGAAGTGTTGCGCATTCAGCCACACTCCAGTCTGCCTCCCCATCTCCTTCGGCCCTGAGGTTCACACACTTCCCAGGTGATCTGCTTCATGGTTTGGGCCTTGCCATGGTGAGGCAGTGGCATGGTGGGGAGAGTAAGGCAGGGCAGAGGACAGGGACGGGGAACTGGTCCCATGTCTCAGGGTCAGCACTTGTGGCTGGAGGGAGGTGAGGCAGGGCAGAGGGGCCATGAGGAGACCCGGGACAATGGTGAGGGGGGTTAGAGGAAGCCCATGGAGCCCAAATTTGTTGTTCTTGACATCTGCCCCCACAGGGTCAGGGCCCTCCTGGTCAGGCCACCCAGAGGCCCGTTGTGCTGTTGGCAGCTGGGTGGAGCCGGGAGGTACACGTGGGCAGGACTCCTCAAGGTGGCTGCCCCGCTGGTCTTGGGAGCACAGATCTAAGAGTGGGACGGGAAGAAATGTCACCTGTGCCCTGGCCATTCCCAGGGCACGTCCTCAgagcccaggagccccaggaggGTATGGGAAAAGCCAGTCCTCAAGGCCCTTCCCAAAACCATACTTTGGATATATCCAGGCAACTGTCTCATTTCCCAGCTGGGGGATCCTGGGACTAAGAAAAGCACCCATGCTTCCTGGCTAGAGGTCTTGGCTCCATCTACTCTAGCTGGCTGCCACCTGCTGGCCCTCCTTCATCCCCGGATTGCCTTCGTCCTGAGAAACCCAAGCCCTTCCTCCAGAGCTGCCTTTGCAGGATCTTCACCTCTAGGTAGTTAGGGGCCAAGGGGAGAGGCGGGGCAAGAAAGCCCAGACTCTCCCAGGGACCTGCGGCTGCAGTTTGCCTATCTGGGAGAGTGGTGGCTCCTTTCCGACCTGCCTCCGTTGTTGTCTTGCGCCCTCTAGTGGAAGAGAAGGTGAAGGAGCAGCTGGAGGCCGCCAAGCCAGAGCCCATCATTGAGGAAGTGGTGAGTGCCTGGGGGTGTCCCCATCCTCCCTTGCTCCTTCTGTGggtccttttctccttcccacctgCTCTCTTCACACATCCTTCCTTCTCGTCACTTCTTTATTCCCTTTCTACCTCCCTGTTTCCCCTcagccccctccttcctcctcccttttctccccttttcctacCTCTGTCCCCTGTCTTCTACTTCCCTTGGGGCTAAGCCCTTCCAGCCCTGACAtgtgtctcctccctccccaggaccTGGCCAACCTCGCACCCCGGAAGCCTGATTGGTGAGTGTTGCCCATGTAGGACCAGTGCAGACTGACTGGGAAACTCTTGGTGTTAGGCATGGGCTCCGGCTGGGCCTTTCCCAGCCTTGCAACGGGAGGCAGGCAATGTAGACATACAGCTACAGGAGATTATTAATGTCTGACGTAAGTGCCGAGAAGGACGTAAGTGGAGAATGAGAGGGACATGACGGGGAATGACACctaagggtggggaggggctcgGGCAGAGGGGGCTCAGCAGTCCCCTCCAAAAGTCCCTTCTGAAAGGATGAGGGCCCGCCCCACCTCAGAGAGCTCCATTTGAACAAGGCTGACCGTTGCCCTCAGGGAGCCGTAGGGTAGAGGCAAGATGGCGGGAAGGGCAGATGAAGGTTTCTGTGCCAGTTCTGCCACCAGCTAGCCTGTTTCCCTTTGGCCTCAGCTCCCTCTGCAGTGAAATGGGGATGCTCATCCTTCATGGTGCCCCTTTGACTGGGCAGAGAAAGAGGATGAGAGAGGGCCGTGTGTTCGCTTTACCTTGGGCCAGAGGTACCAGCCATTTCCCTCTCAGTTGCAATTCTGTGTCAAGTACGGCACTAGCTGAGGGTGTTCTGATATGATGAAACAAAAGCATGGGACGCGTGTCCTTGGAAACCCAGATCCAGAGGGAATAGGCTGTGTGTGCACTTCTGGAAGCTCCTGGTGGTGAGGGTGAACGTGTGGTCAAAGGAGGAGCAGGACCCCCAGCGGGCCAGGGCAAGTCACTCCCTGATGGAGACCAAGGGGAATAGACAAAGAGAGGACCCTAAGAACCATCTGCCTTGTACACCTTGACTCGGTCCCCTGTGTTGGGTGGGTCTGTGGTGCTAGTCCCTGCCTCACTGGGACTGGCAAGGTTGGCTGGTGCTGGGTTTTGGAGGACACAGAAAGAGAGGGGGGCGGAGCATCCTGACCTCCGGCACCTGAGTGGGATTCCTGATGCCggaggggctgtgggaggggaAGGCCCCAAGGCCACACCAGGCCAGCCTTCAGCCTCCGGCCTCCTCCCGCCTCCCTGCTCCAGGGACCTCAAGAGAGATGTAGCCAAGAAGCTGGAGAAGCTAGAAAAGCGGACCCAGAGGGCCATCGCCGAGCTGATCCGTAAGTGCGGGGCCTGGTAAGGCAGCGTTCCCTGCCCTCTGGGTGGTGGCGCAAACACACGGCCCCTCTCCACTCCTCCTGTCTGCCACCCTTCCAGGTGAGAGGCTGAAGGGCCAGGAGGACAACCTGGCCTCTGCAGTGGCGGCCACCACCACCGAACAAGAAGCTGGTGACTCCGACTGAGGCACGCCCTATCCCCTCGCCGCCCGCCCTTCAGGCCTGTTCTATAGGAGGATGGTCTTGGGCAAGGGTCGGGGCTGGGCTTGCCATCACCTCCAGTTTGGCCTCAGAACAGTGACTCCCTGCCTAGCAGTCTgaaccccacccctccccatgctGTGAGGTCGGCTCCTTGTCTCCTGAGTGGTCCCCAGCGTGCTGAGTTGGGGCAGAGCCAGCAACAACTCTGTGGGCTTGCTGTAtctctacatatatatgttattttgaatttttttaatgtctggaaATAGAAACAAGCAGACCCCTGTGTATGGCAGAAACCTCCTGAATATTTGGGATACTCTGGGTTTGGGCCCCAAGGTGGGGCAGCTGCAGAGGTGATGTTTAATATGAGTAAGCCCTGTGTTGGGCTGAACATGTtgaggctggaggggtggggaaggcccAGGCCTGACCTTCTGGGTCCAGGTTCTGGTCCAGTCCTTGGTCAGCGGTTATCATCTCAAAATCCTTGGGTGACAGAGATAGGCCTTACAGTAGTTTGTGGGATACCTTGGAGAGGCTCCCACTCTGGTCCTCTGTGGACCCCCTCGCAGTGAGAAGgaagcgactgggcccatgaagGGGGTGAGCTGTGCCTTGGCAAAGCCTCGACTCTGGGCCACTACAGATTCGGGGCCCCTGGCACTGCTCGTTCACATTCCACCCACAGCCCCAGCAGCCCGTCTCCCCACTTCACCGGCCAGAGCTAGACGCTGGCTTCCCTGGCACAGGGCACCCGTATGGGGGAGGGTGGCCCATTCTGCTAAAGACTGGGGTATTGTAGCCTGGGTTTTGGGGGTGGTCTTGGACCCTGGGTCCCCAAGGTCCTGGCTTCAGGACCGTGAGCCTCCTCTGTGGAGCTGACTCTCCAGAATGACCGGCTGGCCACAAGTCTGACTCCAGGTACCTGTGACCATTTAGAGTTTCATCTCCTCCAGGATGATCACACTCTTAAGTTTCCTTCATGGTTTCCCCTTGAGCCTCCCGCCTCTGCCCTGAGTCATCCCGGTGTGTTCCTCCCTCCGTGCCAGCTTCTAGGAACGCAATGGCCCAGCTCTGGTAGACGGTGCTGAGGACTCGGGCGGTAGAGGTGGAGGGAGTGTGTGCACACAGACTGTCACTCATACAATAAAGTAAATGGTTTAACTTAAAATTATGCAACTCCTCTAAGATAATTCTTGGGAAGGGAGCAGAAACTGGCAGCTATGAGTAAGGGCTGAAGTGGTAGGTGGCTGACTGCTGTGGTGAGCAGTGAGACAAGGCCAGGACTGATTCCCACAACGGACAGGGATCAGACATGTCCCACAGGTGTCAGGACTGGAGCCAGGCTCTCTCTGCATAGCCAGGGTCTAGAGCTGGGCTTCCCTTCCTAGGAATAAAGGGTGAAAAGATGCCCCCACCTCCTGGGATTGCAGTTGGAAGCAGGATGTTTGTCTGTGGCAGTGTAGGACTCAGACACCTGCGACTGGCAACTAGGCTCCCACACAGCACCAGAGTAAGGATATCCCCACTGTATGAGAGCCCAGAGAGTTAATGAAAGGTTTGCTTCTGCATTTGCAGCCCTGTGTGCCCTGTAGAACAACGGCCCTGCcgggagagagaaaagcaaaaactatcACCCATGAGGGACactcaaaaattataaaatgcatgAGAAAATCCAGTGC
Coding sequences within it:
- the CCDC12 gene encoding coiled-coil domain-containing protein 12 isoform X3; this encodes MSAGKMAATAAGVGRLEEEALRRKERLKALREKTGRKKEDCFLVNGWHAASLDKEDGEPKTKQLREGEEEGEKHRELRLRNYVPEDEDLKKRRVPQAKPVAGNCLISQLGDPGTKKSTHASWLEVLAPSTLAGCHLLALLHPRIAFVLRNPSPSSRAAFAGSSPLVEEKVKEQLEAAKPEPIIEEVDLANLAPRKPDWDLKRDVAKKLEKLEKRTQRAIAELIRERLKGQEDNLASAVAATTTEQEAGDSD
- the CCDC12 gene encoding coiled-coil domain-containing protein 12 isoform X7, which translates into the protein MSAGKMAATAAGVGRLEEEALRRKERLKALREKTGRKKEDCFLVNGWHAASLDKEDGEPKTKQLREGEEEGEKHRELRLRNYVPEDEDLKKRRVPQAKPVAVEEKVKEQLEAAKPEPIIEEVDLANLAPRKPDWDLKRDVAKKLEKLEKRTQRAIAELIRERLKGQEDNLASAVAATTTEQEAGDSD
- the CCDC12 gene encoding coiled-coil domain-containing protein 12 isoform X2 gives rise to the protein MQLFRPQFPFQVTSVALQGVTRCSQGPTDGRQELESKGILKFKLKEDCFLVNGWHAASLDKEDGEPKTKQLREGEEEGEKHRELRLRNYVPEDEDLKKRRVPQAKPVAGNCLISQLGDPGTKKSTHASWLEVLAPSTLAGCHLLALLHPRIAFVLRNPSPSSRAAFAGSSPLVEEKVKEQLEAAKPEPIIEEVDLANLAPRKPDWDLKRDVAKKLEKLEKRTQRAIAELIRERLKGQEDNLASAVAATTTEQEAGDSD
- the CCDC12 gene encoding coiled-coil domain-containing protein 12 isoform X6, with product MSAGKMAATAAGVGRLEEEALRRKERLKALREKTGRKKEDCFLVNGWHAASLLVFSLPLQDKEDGEPKTKQLREGEEEGEKHRELRLRNYVPEDEDLKKRRVPQAKPVAVEEKVKEQLEAAKPEPIIEEVDLANLAPRKPDWDLKRDVAKKLEKLEKRTQRAIAELIRERLKGQEDNLASAVAATTTEQEAGDSD
- the CCDC12 gene encoding coiled-coil domain-containing protein 12 isoform X1, yielding MSAGKMAATAAGVGRLEEEALRRKERLKALREKTGRKKEDCFLVNGWHAASLLVFSLPLQDKEDGEPKTKQLREGEEEGEKHRELRLRNYVPEDEDLKKRRVPQAKPVAGNCLISQLGDPGTKKSTHASWLEVLAPSTLAGCHLLALLHPRIAFVLRNPSPSSRAAFAGSSPLVEEKVKEQLEAAKPEPIIEEVDLANLAPRKPDWDLKRDVAKKLEKLEKRTQRAIAELIRERLKGQEDNLASAVAATTTEQEAGDSD
- the CCDC12 gene encoding coiled-coil domain-containing protein 12 isoform X8, producing MSAGKMAATAAGVGRLEEEALRRKERLKALREKTGRKDKEDGEPKTKQLREGEEEGEKHRELRLRNYVPEDEDLKKRRVPQAKPVAVEEKVKEQLEAAKPEPIIEEVDLANLAPRKPDWDLKRDVAKKLEKLEKRTQRAIAELIRERLKGQEDNLASAVAATTTEQEAGDSD
- the CCDC12 gene encoding coiled-coil domain-containing protein 12 isoform X4; translation: MSAGKMAATAAGVGRLEEEALRRKERLKALREKTGRKDKEDGEPKTKQLREGEEEGEKHRELRLRNYVPEDEDLKKRRVPQAKPVAGNCLISQLGDPGTKKSTHASWLEVLAPSTLAGCHLLALLHPRIAFVLRNPSPSSRAAFAGSSPLVEEKVKEQLEAAKPEPIIEEVDLANLAPRKPDWDLKRDVAKKLEKLEKRTQRAIAELIRERLKGQEDNLASAVAATTTEQEAGDSD
- the CCDC12 gene encoding coiled-coil domain-containing protein 12 isoform X5, whose translation is MVGMQRPCRSPMAGASKCLLGTCSSKSKDKEDGEPKTKQLREGEEEGEKHRELRLRNYVPEDEDLKKRRVPQAKPVAGNCLISQLGDPGTKKSTHASWLEVLAPSTLAGCHLLALLHPRIAFVLRNPSPSSRAAFAGSSPLVEEKVKEQLEAAKPEPIIEEVDLANLAPRKPDWDLKRDVAKKLEKLEKRTQRAIAELIRERLKGQEDNLASAVAATTTEQEAGDSD